A DNA window from Streptomyces parvus contains the following coding sequences:
- a CDS encoding roadblock/LC7 domain-containing protein, producing MNPDLSWVLNDLLQVPGARHAILVSADGLLLANSSEIGRDDAETVAAAMSSMQSLSRAVAPFIGTRDPGRWRQTLLEYEDGWIFLIAAGTGAYLAATAAADVDMEAMSFRMQQQVTALGKAMTTPPRRTADSEI from the coding sequence GTGAACCCCGATCTGTCCTGGGTACTCAACGACCTGCTCCAGGTACCCGGCGCCCGGCACGCGATCCTGGTGTCCGCCGACGGCCTGCTGCTCGCCAACTCCAGCGAGATCGGCCGGGACGACGCGGAGACCGTCGCCGCGGCCATGAGCTCCATGCAGTCCCTCAGCCGGGCCGTCGCCCCCTTCATCGGAACCCGGGATCCCGGCAGGTGGCGGCAGACGCTCCTGGAGTACGAGGACGGCTGGATCTTCCTGATCGCCGCCGGCACCGGCGCCTACCTCGCCGCCACCGCCGCCGCCGACGTGGACATGGAGGCGATGTCCTTCCGGATGCAGCAGCAGGTCACCGCACTGGGCAAGGCGATGACCACGCCGCCCCGCCGAACCGCGGACAGCGAGATATGA